ATGGATGATTTTTTCTGCACTAATTTTTTTCATCGTTAATTAGGTGTATCAACCGATTTTAATTTACGGATGATCTGTTTTGCAGCCTGCTTATACATTTCGTCTTCAATTAGATTTTGCTCGACTGTTTTCGCAAGAGCTGCGGCTGGATTATCAAAGAACGTACGGAAAACACGAATATTAATTGGATGAATTTGTTCACCCGCAATTACTACTTGAGCTTGAATCGTTAGTACTAATTGATATTCTGCTGCTTTACCATCTTGATAAATGGATATGGTGCTTTTACTCAATGAATCACCCACTATTCTGAGTGATGGGTAATTGGCCGGATCATTAATATTAGCCAAAGTTACTTTATTATCGCGTAGCAACTCTTTAATATTTCTCGATAAACGACCATAAGGATCACCACTAACATATGAAAGCGTTTTAAATCGAGCAGGGACTTCAGTTTCATACTGCAAATGAAATCCACATCCCGTTAGCGATATCGCCAATAACATCAGTAAAGCTAAATATTTTTTCATTGGTATTACCACCTATATCCAAGTTATCCAACAATATTAACTTACAACCAGATTCAATAATTTACCTGGTACATAAATCACTTTGCGAATTGTGGCATCAGCTAAGTATTTTTCAATATTTGGCTCTTGTTTAGCTTGCTCTACAACATAATCTTGCTGAGCATCAGCAGGTACAGTAAATTTACCACGCACTTTACCATTGATTTGCACAACAATTAATTTTTCGTCTTCAACCATAGCTGACTCATCAGCAACTGGCCATGAAGCATTATCAATTGTTTCACTATGACCTAATGCTTGCCACATAACAAAACAAGCATGTGGCATCATAGGATAAAGTAATCGAACAACTGCATTTAAAGACTCATCCATCAATGCGCGATCTTGATCAGTGTCTTGTGGTGCTTTTTGTAAGCGATTCATAAACTCCATCACCGCAGCAATAGCTGTATTGAAAGTTTGACGACGACCAATATCATCACTCACTTTAGCAATTGTTTTATGTAATTCACGACGTAAAGCTTTCTGATCAGCATTCAATTTAGCGATATCGAGCGCAGCAGTTTTACCAAGTTGAGAATGCTCAAAAACTAAACGCCAAACACGTTTAATAAATCGATTAGCCCCCTCAACACCGGATTCTTGCCATTCAAGCGTCATATCAGCTGGGGATGCAAACATCATAAATAAACGGACAGTATCAGCACCGTATTTTTCTACCATCTCTTGCGGATCGATACCGTTGTTTTTCGATTTTGACATCTTAGTCATACCAGCATGAACAAGTTCATTGCCTTTACTATCTATTGCTTTAGCAATACGGCCTTTATCATCACGTTCAATGGTCACCTCGGTTGGTGAAACCCAAATACGCTCGTTAGTTGGGCTGGTATAATAAAAAGCATCAGCTAAAACCATACCTTGGCAAAGTAAACGTTTAGCAGGCTCATCTGATTTAACTAAACCGAAATCACGCATTAATTTATGGAAGAATCGGAAATAAAGTAAATGCATAATCGCATGTTCGATACCACCAACATACTGATCAACAGGTAACCAATAATTAGCTGCTTTTTCATCTAACATACCTTTGTCATAATGCGGGCAAGTATAGCGAGCATAATACCAAGATGACTCCATAAAGGTATCGAAAGTATCTGTTTCTCGAAGGGCTGGTTGACCATTAACAGTTGTTTTTGCCCACTCGGGATCGGCTTTAATAGGACTGGTTATCCCATTCATTTCAACATTTTCAGGTAAAATGACGGGAAGTTGATCTTCAGGTGTTGGGATCGTTGTACCATCTTCGAGCGTCACCATTGGAATCGGCGCCCCCCAATAACGTTGGC
This Gilliamella sp. ESL0443 DNA region includes the following protein-coding sequences:
- the lptE gene encoding LPS assembly lipoprotein LptE, whose amino-acid sequence is MKKYLALLMLLAISLTGCGFHLQYETEVPARFKTLSYVSGDPYGRLSRNIKELLRDNKVTLANINDPANYPSLRIVGDSLSKSTISIYQDGKAAEYQLVLTIQAQVVIAGEQIHPINIRVFRTFFDNPAAALAKTVEQNLIEDEMYKQAAKQIIRKLKSVDTPN
- the leuS gene encoding leucine--tRNA ligase; protein product: MQEQYRPDEIEAKVQKHWQEEKTFHVTEDPSKEKYYCLSMLPYPSGRLHLGHVRNYTIGDTISRYQRLNGKNVLQPIGWDAFGLPAEGAAVKNNTAPAKWTYENIAYMKKQLQLLGFGYDWDREVTTCRPEYYKWEQWFFTKLFEKGLVYKKTSAVNWCPNDQTVLANEQVVEGCCWRCNTPVERKEIPQWFIKITDYADELLNDLDTLESWPEQVKTMQRNWIGRSEGVEFDFAVENYSDKLRVYTTRPDTLMGVSFVSVAAEHPLAQLAAQNNPKIAEFIAECKTTKTAEADMATMEKKGMATGFFAIHPLTGNKVPVWIANFVLIEYGTGAVMAVPGHDERDYEFASKYNLPIKPVILNQDGEAPDLSEQAYTEHGKLFNSGEFDGLDFDQAFNAIADKLIALGIGNRKVNYRLRDWGVSRQRYWGAPIPMVTLEDGTTIPTPEDQLPVILPENVEMNGITSPIKADPEWAKTTVNGQPALRETDTFDTFMESSWYYARYTCPHYDKGMLDEKAANYWLPVDQYVGGIEHAIMHLLYFRFFHKLMRDFGLVKSDEPAKRLLCQGMVLADAFYYTSPTNERIWVSPTEVTIERDDKGRIAKAIDSKGNELVHAGMTKMSKSKNNGIDPQEMVEKYGADTVRLFMMFASPADMTLEWQESGVEGANRFIKRVWRLVFEHSQLGKTAALDIAKLNADQKALRRELHKTIAKVSDDIGRRQTFNTAIAAVMEFMNRLQKAPQDTDQDRALMDESLNAVVRLLYPMMPHACFVMWQALGHSETIDNASWPVADESAMVEDEKLIVVQINGKVRGKFTVPADAQQDYVVEQAKQEPNIEKYLADATIRKVIYVPGKLLNLVVS